In a genomic window of Blattabacterium cuenoti:
- the folB gene encoding dihydroneopterin aldolase: protein MGKIILENIKLLGFHGCMSEEKYVGSYYTINIEVEFDFYQASVSDNLTQTINYVDLYCIVKEEMKINSKLIEHLAQRIIQKIIKKYKKPLIKHTKVKICKENPPLQGNVDRVCVILDN from the coding sequence ATGGGGAAAATTATATTAGAGAATATTAAATTACTTGGATTTCATGGATGCATGTCAGAAGAAAAATATGTTGGATCTTATTATACAATTAATATAGAAGTTGAATTTGACTTTTATCAAGCGTCTGTCAGTGATAATTTAACTCAAACTATTAATTATGTAGATTTATATTGCATTGTAAAAGAAGAAATGAAAATTAATTCTAAATTGATTGAACATTTAGCACAAAGAATAATCCAAAAAATTATAAAAAAATATAAAAAACCTTTAATCAAACATACAAAAGTTAAAATCTGTAAAGAAAACCCTCCATTACAAGGGAATGTAGATAGAGTTTGTGTTATTTTAGATAATTAA
- a CDS encoding superoxide dismutase, giving the protein MSFKLPKLFYSYHDFEPYIDRKTMDIHYNKHHNAYTNNLNKAISNTNMENFSIEEILKRAHIESSTIRNNSGGFYNHNLFWNILIPHTKYTNLSESLNNLFQRNFNSFDSFKESFSKIAANHFGSGWIWLCVKEKKLTICSTVNQDNPLMNGIGCEGIPILGLDVWEHAYYLQYQNRRLDYISSFWNIVNWTKVEENYKKAIKK; this is encoded by the coding sequence ATGTCATTTAAACTTCCAAAATTATTTTATTCATATCATGATTTTGAACCTTATATAGATAGAAAAACTATGGATATTCATTACAATAAGCATCACAATGCTTATACTAACAATCTAAATAAGGCCATTTCAAATACAAATATGGAAAATTTTTCTATAGAAGAAATTTTGAAAAGAGCTCATATTGAATCTTCAACAATACGTAATAATAGCGGTGGTTTTTATAACCATAATCTTTTTTGGAATATATTAATTCCTCATACAAAATATACTAATCTAAGTGAAAGTTTGAATAATCTTTTTCAAAGAAATTTTAATTCTTTTGATTCTTTCAAAGAATCTTTTTCTAAAATTGCAGCTAATCATTTTGGTTCTGGATGGATTTGGTTATGTGTAAAAGAAAAAAAATTAACAATTTGTTCGACAGTAAATCAGGATAATCCTCTTATGAATGGTATAGGTTGTGAAGGTATTCCAATATTAGGATTAGATGTTTGGGAACACGCTTATTATTTACAATACCAAAATCGTCGTTTAGATTATATTTCTTCTTTTTGGAACATTGTAAATTGGACGAAAGTGGAAGAAAACTATAAAAAAGCTATAAAAAAGTAA
- a CDS encoding phosphoglycerate kinase, which yields MKKIKTIDDFNFENQTALIRVDFNVPVNKFFEITDDTRIRYSIPTIKKIFSDKGKIVLISHFKRPKGIFRKEHSIKFLSDHLSKKLKISVNFCEVCVGKTVIEKVNALKPGEILLLENLRFYKEEEKEDHNFAYELSKLGNIYVNDAFGVVHRKHASITILPKFFKQKKCIGFLMKKEIQYLNQFLHGKGKKPITVLLGGAKISSKIEIIENFIKFADSILIGGGMSYPIVKIKGGRVGDSMIEKNQKFEKILKKILYKYQNIIHLPDDVIVADSFKNEANTKIVSIYSIPDGWMGLDIGPSSIKNFCKIIKKSGSIFWNGPVGVFEFSNFSLGTKSMAKAIANATEKGAFSLVGGGDSLASLKMGNYEKKISYLSTGGGSMLYYLNNKTLPGIEAIIS from the coding sequence GTGAAAAAAATAAAAACTATTGATGATTTTAATTTTGAAAATCAAACCGCTTTAATAAGAGTTGATTTTAATGTTCCTGTAAATAAATTTTTTGAAATTACAGATGATACACGTATTAGATATAGTATTCCTACTATTAAAAAAATTTTTTCTGATAAAGGAAAAATTGTTCTTATTTCTCATTTTAAAAGACCAAAAGGGATTTTTCGTAAAGAACATTCTATCAAATTTTTATCAGACCATCTATCTAAAAAACTAAAAATTTCTGTTAACTTTTGTGAAGTTTGTGTAGGAAAAACTGTAATAGAAAAAGTTAATGCATTAAAACCTGGAGAAATTTTATTATTGGAAAATCTTCGTTTTTATAAAGAAGAAGAAAAAGAAGATCATAATTTTGCTTATGAATTGTCGAAATTGGGAAATATCTATGTTAATGATGCTTTTGGAGTTGTTCATCGTAAACATGCTTCTATCACTATTCTTCCAAAATTTTTTAAACAAAAAAAATGTATTGGTTTTCTTATGAAAAAGGAAATACAATACTTAAACCAATTTTTACATGGAAAAGGAAAAAAACCTATTACTGTATTGCTAGGAGGAGCAAAAATTTCTTCTAAAATAGAGATTATTGAAAATTTTATTAAGTTTGCAGATTCTATTTTAATAGGAGGAGGAATGTCTTATCCTATTGTGAAAATAAAAGGAGGAAGAGTAGGAGATTCTATGATAGAAAAAAATCAAAAATTTGAAAAAATATTGAAAAAAATTTTGTATAAATATCAAAATATTATACACTTACCAGATGATGTAATAGTTGCTGACTCATTCAAAAATGAAGCTAATACTAAAATTGTGTCTATTTATTCCATTCCGGATGGATGGATGGGTTTAGATATAGGTCCTTCTTCCATAAAAAATTTCTGTAAAATTATAAAAAAATCAGGATCTATTTTTTGGAATGGACCTGTAGGTGTTTTTGAATTTTCAAATTTTTCTTTAGGAACTAAATCAATGGCAAAAGCAATTGCAAATGCAACTGAAAAAGGAGCTTTTTCTTTAGTAGGAGGCGGAGATTCTCTTGCTTCATTAAAAATGGGAAACTACGAAAAAAAAATAAGCTATTTATCTACTGGAGGAGGATCTATGTTGTATTATTTGAATAATAAAACTCTTCCAGGAATAGAAGCAATAATATCATAA
- a CDS encoding uroporphyrinogen-III synthase, producing MKTNNILISQSLNRDSNTPYIKLSKNKNVNIDFRSFIEVKGASSIEVRKQKIKFSDFTVLLFISKKSIDHYFRLAESMRFKVPISMKYICQTKSIAYYLQKYIVFRKRKIHIGNKSFKDILPYIKKHYKEKFLLPSSDILKPEIPDILNKQNIFWKRVILYKTASSNLSDLNLKHVYYDILVFFNPAEIKSLFDNFPNFDQNNIKIATFGKNTLNAAYKAGLKIDIQVPTPEFPSMVMALEKFIKK from the coding sequence ATGAAGACTAATAATATTCTGATTTCACAATCTCTTAATAGAGACTCTAACACTCCATATATAAAGCTTAGCAAAAATAAAAATGTAAATATCGATTTTCGATCTTTTATAGAAGTAAAAGGTGCTTCTTCTATCGAAGTAAGAAAACAGAAAATTAAATTTTCTGATTTTACTGTATTACTTTTTATTAGTAAAAAATCTATAGATCATTATTTTAGATTGGCAGAATCTATGCGTTTTAAAGTTCCCATTTCTATGAAATATATCTGTCAAACAAAATCTATAGCTTATTATTTACAAAAATATATTGTCTTCAGAAAAAGAAAAATTCATATTGGAAACAAATCATTTAAAGATATACTTCCTTACATTAAAAAACACTATAAAGAAAAATTTCTCTTACCTTCTTCAGATATACTAAAACCTGAAATTCCTGATATCTTGAATAAACAAAATATTTTCTGGAAAAGAGTTATTTTATATAAAACAGCTTCTAGTAATTTATCAGATCTAAATTTAAAACATGTATACTATGATATTTTAGTTTTTTTTAATCCAGCAGAAATAAAATCTTTATTTGATAATTTTCCTAATTTTGATCAAAATAATATTAAAATTGCTACTTTTGGGAAAAATACTTTAAATGCTGCTTATAAAGCAGGATTAAAAATTGATATTCAAGTACCAACTCCAGAATTTCCTTCTATGGTTATGGCTTTAGAGAAATTTATAAAAAAATAA